A stretch of Clostridium sp. BJN0001 DNA encodes these proteins:
- a CDS encoding MptD family putative ECF transporter S component, with amino-acid sequence MNKKITTLFLIFLIVFSSIFSLSYKTVFGYENLISTDEGEKAKDDTIDVKKGYGIYKVNMDDEKFPSKAEWRWEGDGSAYACIKYSDNNVIYYLMGDSIAPEIKKSSFIDKKGIPRVIVPKILRVNDKDVRFNFLDSYYKYFGEKAVNVESITFYVKTDDRIIIKNLKLSSFKDRIPSDELVSLDEESDNIHIDINVPEGNSKDSYIIENEKTNIKITLRALITKESYGYLKIKIPNGMKIIPEKSDGFEYENDNVLKTKIHAYEGYYEKNFILSAESAVQGRLETEASLGNNVNSTFKDINCINLDDIKNNVSISDDGVYPVQSDKEKETLKKELKNNIKIKQSISDTFQSFIGRDEKYDAPAGYMCADINNAGEFDLPVHIKFSVLDDNGNEIKYFRGDQFDRQEGENDSVPETNVVLKSSDSLSLKLPVYADGFSVKPGTYKAQFKVSVYGSDTDILIKNFDLEVYKESQFQKIIAAVSIILSIICVIVFSSKQKKWLNNFITSEIMFIALFSAVKFVLVDVTDFVFSDSIRAILGPLGPVEHLITGILWDVVNSMFVTCMVCLIPKCGVIIISSVVRLILKGVAFGSFNPVSILLMMSYAVIAEVLLYAAGFTRGKRKFETKAGVFVLVGLIFGFQNCYSTYTFYYMWMYLYRLFYPSWYININAIFSIIYSIIGSIGGIYLSKKLKKVMD; translated from the coding sequence GTGAATAAAAAAATTACTACATTATTTTTAATATTTTTAATAGTATTTTCTTCAATATTTTCTTTATCATACAAAACTGTATTTGGTTATGAAAATCTAATAAGCACAGATGAAGGAGAAAAGGCTAAAGATGATACTATAGATGTTAAAAAAGGATATGGAATATATAAAGTAAATATGGATGATGAAAAATTCCCATCTAAGGCAGAGTGGAGATGGGAAGGAGACGGAAGTGCATATGCATGTATAAAATATTCAGATAATAATGTTATATATTATCTTATGGGAGACAGTATAGCGCCTGAAATAAAAAAGTCTTCATTTATAGATAAAAAAGGAATTCCAAGAGTTATTGTGCCTAAAATATTAAGAGTTAATGATAAAGATGTAAGATTTAATTTTTTAGATTCATATTATAAGTATTTTGGAGAAAAAGCAGTTAATGTTGAAAGTATTACTTTTTATGTAAAAACTGATGATAGAATTATAATTAAAAATTTAAAGTTATCTTCTTTTAAAGACAGAATACCTAGTGATGAACTTGTTTCATTAGATGAAGAGAGTGACAATATTCACATTGATATAAATGTTCCAGAAGGAAATAGTAAAGATAGTTACATTATAGAAAATGAAAAAACAAATATAAAAATAACGTTAAGAGCACTTATAACAAAAGAGTCTTACGGATATTTAAAAATAAAAATTCCAAATGGCATGAAAATAATACCTGAAAAAAGTGATGGATTTGAGTATGAAAATGATAATGTTTTAAAAACTAAAATTCATGCATATGAGGGTTATTATGAAAAAAATTTTATACTGAGTGCTGAAAGTGCAGTTCAAGGAAGGCTTGAAACTGAAGCTTCTTTAGGAAATAATGTTAATAGTACGTTTAAGGATATAAACTGCATAAATTTAGATGATATAAAAAATAATGTATCCATATCAGATGATGGTGTTTATCCAGTTCAAAGTGATAAAGAGAAGGAAACTTTAAAAAAGGAACTTAAAAATAATATAAAAATAAAACAAAGCATAAGCGATACATTTCAAAGTTTTATAGGTAGAGATGAAAAATATGATGCGCCTGCAGGATATATGTGTGCAGACATTAATAATGCAGGAGAATTTGATTTACCTGTTCATATTAAGTTTTCTGTATTAGATGATAATGGAAATGAAATAAAATACTTTAGAGGAGATCAATTTGACAGGCAGGAGGGAGAAAATGATTCTGTTCCTGAAACAAATGTTGTACTTAAATCTTCTGATAGTTTAAGTTTAAAACTTCCTGTTTATGCAGATGGATTTTCTGTAAAACCAGGTACATATAAGGCTCAGTTTAAGGTATCAGTATATGGCTCTGATACTGATATCTTAATAAAAAATTTTGATCTTGAAGTGTATAAAGAGTCACAGTTTCAAAAAATTATTGCAGCGGTTTCAATTATACTTTCTATAATATGTGTTATTGTTTTTTCTTCAAAGCAGAAAAAGTGGCTTAATAATTTTATAACTAGTGAGATAATGTTTATTGCACTTTTTTCTGCTGTTAAATTTGTATTAGTTGATGTAACTGATTTTGTATTTTCAGATTCAATAAGAGCAATATTAGGACCTTTAGGGCCAGTAGAACATCTTATTACGGGAATCTTATGGGATGTAGTTAATTCTATGTTTGTTACATGTATGGTATGTCTTATACCTAAATGTGGTGTCATAATTATATCTTCAGTTGTAAGACTTATTTTAAAAGGTGTTGCATTTGGAAGCTTTAATCCAGTTTCAATACTTCTTATGATGTCATATGCAGTTATTGCAGAAGTGCTTTTATATGCTGCAGGATTTACGAGAGGAAAGAGAAAATTTGAAACTAAGGCAGGAGTTTTCGTTTTAGTAGGACTTATATTTGGATTTCAAAATTGCTATTCAACGTATACTTTTTATTACATGTGGATGTATCTATATAGGCTTTTCTATCCATCATGGTATATAAATATTAATGCGATATTCTCAATAATCTATTCAATAATAGGTTCAATTGGTGGAATATATTTATCTAAAAAGCTTAAGAAGGTGATGGACTAA